A stretch of DNA from Spirosoma endbachense:
GCAATGAAGTAGCTGCGGCTATTCAGGAGTGCGACAAGCAGAAAGGCTCTATCGGCAACGTTGTTAAAACAGCCTTGCTGAAATATCAACAACTGGCTACGGATACCCAGTTAGACAAAGAGCAAAAACTGGTAGCTCTGCAAAAAGAAGTGGAAGAAGCTACTACGCTCGAACTGCCAATGCTGGAAAAGAACCTGACGATCATCGCTACGCTGGCTTCGGTTTCTACACTGATCGCCCTGCTCGGAACGGTACTTGGTATGATCCGTGCCTTCGCAGCCATGGGTGCTACGGGTCAGCCAGATACAGGTGCTCTTTCGACGGGTATCTCTGAGGCCCTTGTAAACACAGCTCTTGGTATCGGTACTGCTGCTATTGCAACGATCATGTATAGCTACTTTACCAGCCGGATTGACGTTCTGACCTACAACATCGACGAAATCGGCCTGAGCATCCAGCAGAACTTTGCTGCTCACTATTAGTCGAGACAGTGTATTTAAACCACCTGCCCGGCGTAATACCGGGCAGGTAGAAACAAAATAACTCATGCCAGCAGTTAAAATTAAACGTGCCAGTTCCACAGTGGACATGACGGCAATGTGCGACGTGGCGTTTCTGTTGCTGACGTTCTTTATCCTGACAGCCCAATTCCGGTCGCAGGATGCAGCAACCATTGAAACCCCGTCGTCGATCTCCGGCATTAAAGTTCCCGATAGTGATATTATGACTATTGGACTTGGCCGGGATGGTAAAGTCTATTTCGGTATCGACAATGCACAGAACCGCATTGCCATGCTGGATAACATTGCTGCAGCGAAAGGTCTTACGTTCACGAACAATGAAAAGAAAGAGTTCTCGCTGATGTCAAACTTTGGATTACCCATTAATCAGTTAAAATCGTATCTGAGCCTTCCAAAGGAACAACAGGCAAAAGTAAAACAGCCTGGCATTCCGACTGATTCGACGGGTGCTGCTCCTACAAACGAACTGAAAGACTGGGTTTTCAATGCCCGTAAGGCTAATAACGGACTTCGAATTGCGCTGAAAGGTGATAACCTCGCTAAATTCCCCGAGTTCAAGAACGTATTGGCTACGCTTCAAGCGCAGAATATTAACAAATTCAACCTGATCACAGGAACAGAAGCTCCTCCAGCAGGTTGGAAAGCAGACTAACCAAGTTTGTGGTTCGTGGTTTACAGTTCCTCAATAGAACAATAAATCACAAACTACAAACCACAAACAAAATAAGCCATGGCAGAAATTAACACCGGTGGTGGTGGTGGTAAGCATGATGGTGGTAAGGTACGGTCCAAGAAGGCGTCTACCCGTGTGGACATGACGCCAATGGTAGACTTGGGCTTCCTTCTAATCACCTTTTTCATCTTAGCCACCACCTTGAGCAAGCCATCTTCGATGACGCTCAACGTACCGGATAAAACCAAAACAGAAGAAACGGAGCCAATCAAGGCCTCCAACGTAATGACGATCTTTCTCGGGAAAGACAATAAAGCCCACTATATTTTTGGTAAGGCTGCCAATGAAGATCCCGAAGTAAAGACTGTTGGCTACGGGTACGAATTCCGGCAGGCGCTTCAGGAAAACGCCAAAAAAGTGGGTGGCGAAAAGTTTGTAGTCGTTATCAAACCAACAAAACAATCAACCTATAAGAATATGGTTGATGTGCTGGACGAAATGGCAATTACCAAGCTTAAGCGTTACGCACTGGTAGACCAGCTGACCGCGGACGAGAAGAAGCTGCTCAAAGACAAAGCAAAATTAGACGCATAACACCATGGCAGAACTAGAATCCCAGGCAACGCTCGATGATATCGTGTTTGCCAATCGGAACAAAGCATATGGTGCCTACGATCTGCGGAAATCATATCCAAAGACTGTTACGCGTGCCTTAATTATTGGTGGTATTCTGTTTACGCTTGGCGTACTTACACCAACCATCATAACGGCTTTGACCCCGGAAAAACAAGAACAGGCAATGGTTGAGGTGGATCTGATGAAGCTTCCGCCACCGCCAATTGACCCGAATGAACCTCCACCACCGCCACCACCACCGGTCGAACTACCGAAGGTGAATACGGTGAAATTCCTACCCCCGGAAGTAAAGCCGGATGAGGAAGTACCGGAAGAAACTCCGCCACCAGCCGTTGAAGAGCTTAAAGAAGCTGTTGCTGCTGAAAAAACCCAGGAAGGTGACCCGAATGCCGAGGAAGTAATTGCTGCTCCTGAAGCTTCGGCAGCCCCTACCAAAGTTGAAGCTGCCGTTGAAGCTGCTCCGAAAGAAGAAGAAATCTTTACGGTCGTAGAACAACAACCAGAATTTCAGGGTGGAATGGCTGCATTGGGCCAATACTTGAGCAAAAACCTTCGCTATCCGGCAGCTGCTCAGCGGGCCAACGTTTCAGGACGTGTGTTCGTTAGCTTCGTTGTTAATACCGATGGTAGTATTCAGGACGTACAGGTGCTGAAAGGTCTGGGCTTCGGTACAGATGAAGAAGCACAGCGTGTGGTAAAGGGTATGCCAAAGTGGCGTCCAGGCAAACAGTCAGGCCGTCCGGTTCGGGTAAAGTATAATCTACCGATCAACTTCACGCTGGAATAATCAATCTATGCGCGGACAAAATCGAGGTCCAGCGAAGCTAACACTATACATTTCAGTACTAGCTTCGCTGGCATACTTGGGAGGAGGCATCGCACTGATTGCCTCCTCTCAGTCTTTTGGAGTGTTTCCTGAAGCCGGATTTTTACGGTATGGACTAGCAACACTCCTGTTGATTTATGGAAGTTTTCGGGCTTATCGTGC
This window harbors:
- a CDS encoding energy transducer TonB; this encodes MAELESQATLDDIVFANRNKAYGAYDLRKSYPKTVTRALIIGGILFTLGVLTPTIITALTPEKQEQAMVEVDLMKLPPPPIDPNEPPPPPPPPVELPKVNTVKFLPPEVKPDEEVPEETPPPAVEELKEAVAAEKTQEGDPNAEEVIAAPEASAAPTKVEAAVEAAPKEEEIFTVVEQQPEFQGGMAALGQYLSKNLRYPAAAQRANVSGRVFVSFVVNTDGSIQDVQVLKGLGFGTDEEAQRVVKGMPKWRPGKQSGRPVRVKYNLPINFTLE
- a CDS encoding ExbD/TolR family protein; this encodes MPAVKIKRASSTVDMTAMCDVAFLLLTFFILTAQFRSQDAATIETPSSISGIKVPDSDIMTIGLGRDGKVYFGIDNAQNRIAMLDNIAAAKGLTFTNNEKKEFSLMSNFGLPINQLKSYLSLPKEQQAKVKQPGIPTDSTGAAPTNELKDWVFNARKANNGLRIALKGDNLAKFPEFKNVLATLQAQNINKFNLITGTEAPPAGWKAD
- a CDS encoding MotA/TolQ/ExbB proton channel family protein; this translates as MKTQTPSPAPAKAAAPKKKSSGLNPALIIPVLLVIGILTYMFVFGDGSHFQEGDNTKEPLPGDYFGTVYKGGFIVPILFTCFLTVLVFSIERFITIGRATGTGSIDDFVRKVKSLLDRNEVAAAIQECDKQKGSIGNVVKTALLKYQQLATDTQLDKEQKLVALQKEVEEATTLELPMLEKNLTIIATLASVSTLIALLGTVLGMIRAFAAMGATGQPDTGALSTGISEALVNTALGIGTAAIATIMYSYFTSRIDVLTYNIDEIGLSIQQNFAAHY
- a CDS encoding ExbD/TolR family protein; the encoded protein is MAEINTGGGGGKHDGGKVRSKKASTRVDMTPMVDLGFLLITFFILATTLSKPSSMTLNVPDKTKTEETEPIKASNVMTIFLGKDNKAHYIFGKAANEDPEVKTVGYGYEFRQALQENAKKVGGEKFVVVIKPTKQSTYKNMVDVLDEMAITKLKRYALVDQLTADEKKLLKDKAKLDA